The Mercurialis annua linkage group LG8, ddMerAnnu1.2, whole genome shotgun sequence genome window below encodes:
- the LOC126662070 gene encoding uncharacterized protein LOC126662070, translating to MVSTRSTPTKEKKDFIVPVKMKRKLVKKAEKDVEGSGVASASENVKVKGKKVDETGLKKRRLAFDAVPDHQKVQKSLHIEEPTRLVQNWDYLLDAEDRYTCRVTMPLNFKYIEDIKKTLSDTQLELFKKTFLGHFLDLSPLCNQSQLIHSLLLREVKHPNNRELWFKVSGHKLRFSIDEFAVITGLNCVGDFNPVSYAPLQRVIRTRTKRMGM from the exons ATGGTTTCTACAAGATCAACTCCTACAAAAGAGAAGAAGGATTTTATTGTTCCTGTAAAAATGAAGCGGAAATTAGTAAAAAAAGCTGAAAAAGATGTTGAAGGAAGTGGTGTTGCTTCTGCCTCTGAGAATGTCAAAGTAAAGGGAAAAAAGGTGGATGAAACTGGTTTGAAAAAAAGGCGTTTGGCTTTTGATGCTGTACCTGATCATCAGAAAGTTCAGAAATCCTTGCATATTGAAGAACCAACTCGTTTGGTtcag aactggGACTACTTGTTAGATGCGGAAGATCGTTACACTTGTAGAGTGACTATgcctttaaatttcaaatatattgaGGACATCAAGAAAACTCTTTCTGATACTCAGCTGGAACTTTTCAAGAAGACATTTCTTGGTCATTTTTTAGACTTGTCGCCGTTGTGTAATCAGTCTCAGCTTATACATTCTTTGTTGCTGCGAGAAGTGAAGCATCCAAATAATAGGGAATTGTGGTTTAAAGTTTCTGGACATAAACTGCGGTTTAGTATTGATGAATTTGCTGTGATTACGGGGTTAAATTGTGTTGGTGATTTCAATCCTGTTTCTTATGCTCCATTACAGAGAGTTATCAGGACAAGGACCAAAAGGATGGGAATGTGA
- the LOC126662069 gene encoding uncharacterized protein LOC126662069, which yields MESIPVMIQHKGNWIEANQYADFEVIGVMIPQNSTYLDLLHIIAQEIQVNLEKQNIEIKYQVKIQYPPLKISDDSSFRFYLEIKKKEIDFTMYPLCIVVISDTSQIQTILPDAAASISTAISESNRDQDTISIHDRYMFDTFDEIGQYTKLLAIDTIDCNDDQNQESVSDPLQDIDLTVGKTFKDKATLQACLRLHAINNHYQQKTVKSCQKNIFVKCIDDTCQWYLKASINVHTKQFIIRKQDMNHTCPIETRFSNQKQASASHIAASIKMKYLNVKATYTPVDIRSDMQTLHGVKISYMMAWRSRELAFEMLRGKPCESYKSLPTFLYMLGTRNPGSSIDIQLRDDSTFLYVFTALKASITGWQYCKPIIVVDATFLKATFGGTLLVATAQDAAGKLFPLAFSAVDSENDDSWHYFFTKIKQAFGTREGICIVSDRHLSIESAIKRIYPEATHGVCMFHLLNNLKTNFKRNAKKLKEPFFAAARAYTEVEFDYHMKVLDSLDARVRPFLQQIKYERWSRVHSLKNRYKTMTSNLAESLNAAILHARELPITALFMHLHDLQQEYSYKHRKIAIDTVTTLSTIHEDILLQNYINSLKLQVKPSSDDIITVLENGKKYTVNMVERTCTCKKFDIDEIPCKHAIAFLADKKIEPYAYCSRYYTNAAMLATYSETVYPLEKEEEWIIPEHIKNMIVKPPQHRTRTGRPKKGRYQSKWGNPKNDPNQGQCGKCGHAGHNRKTCRNKPKDT from the exons ATGGAATCTATTCCAGTGATGATACAACACAAAGGCAATTGGATTGAAGCAAATCAATATGCAGATTTTGAAGTTATTGGTGTCATGATTCCTCAAAATTCTACATATTTGGATCTTCTACATATAATAGCACAAGAAATACAagtaaatttggaaaaacagaATATTGAGATAAAATATCAAGTAAAGATTCAGTATCCACCACTCAAAATCAGTGATGATTCAAGCTTCAGATTTTACTTAGAAATCAAGAAAAAGGAAATCGACTTCACTATGTATCCTCTCTGCATAGTAGTTATCAGTGATACTAGCCAGATACAGACAATTCTTCCAGATGCAGCAGCAAGTATTTCAACAGCTATTTCAGAATCAAACAGAGACCAAGATACCATATCGATACACGATagatacatgtttgatacattCGACGAAATAGGTCAGTATACAAAACTTCTTGCAATTGATACAATAGACTGTAACGATGATCAAAATCAAGAATCAGTATCAGATCCACTACAAGATATAGATCTGACAGTTGGAAAAACTTTCAAAGATAAAGCTACTCTTCAAGCATGCTTACGACTTCATGCAATCAATAATCACTACCAACAAAAGACAGTTAAATCATGCCAAAAGAACATTTTTGTAAAATGTATCGATGATACATGTCAATGGTATCTGAAAGCGTCAATTAATGTTCACACAAAACAGTTCATCATTCGTAAACAAGACATGAACCACACATGCCCGATAGAGACCAGATTCAGCAATCAAAAACAAGCATCAGCATCACACATAGCGGCATCCATCAAAATGAAGTATCTCAATGTCAAAGCAACATACACACCAGTAGATATAAGGAGTGATATGCAGACTTTACATGGAGTCAAGATCAGTTATATGATGGCTTGGAGATCAAGAGAATTGGCATTTGAAATGTTAAGAGGAAAGCCTTGTGAATCTTACAAATCGCTGCCTACTTTTTTATATATGCTTGGAACTAGAAACCCGGGATCTAGCATAGACATACAATTGAGAGATGACAGCACATTTTTGTATGTATTTACAGCATTAAAAGCTTCAATTACAGGATGGCAGTATTGCAAACCAATAATTGTAGTTGATGCTACATTCTTGAAGGCAACATTTGGTGGCACACTTCTTGTTGCAACAGCTCAAGATGCAGCTGGAAAGCTGTTTCCTCTAGCATTTTCTGCTGTGGATTCAGAAAATGATGACTCATGGCATTATTTCTTCACTAAAATAAAACAGGCCTTTGGAACAAGAGAAGGTATCTGCATTGTATCAGATAGACATCTCAGCATAGAGTCAGCTATTAAAAGGATTTATCCTGAAGCTACTCATGGCGTATGCATGTTTCACCTTCTCAATAACCTCAAGACAAATTTCAAGAGAAATGCCAAGAAACTTAAAGAACCTTTCTTTGCAGCAGCAAGAGCATACACTGAGGTTGAATTTGACTACCACATGAAAGTGTTGGACAGCTTAGATGCTCGAGTAAGACCATTTCTTCAgcaaatcaaatatgaaaggtGGTCAAGGGTACATTCTCTCAAAAACAGGTATAAAACTATGACATCTAATTTAGCTGAATCATTAAACGCAGCAATATTACATGCAAGAGAACTGCCGATCACAGCCTTATTTATGCACCTACATGACCTCCAACAAGAGTACTCATACAAACACAGAAAAATTGCTATCGATACAGTCACAACACTTTCAACCATCCATGAAGATATACTTCTGCAAAATTACATTAATTCACTGAAACTACAG GTGAAACCATCTTCAGATGATATCATAACAGTTCTCGAGAATGGTAAAAAGTACACAGTCAACATGGTCGAGAGAACATGTACATGCAAAAAGTTTGATATCGATGAAATTCCTTGTAAACATGCCATAGCATTTCTAGCCGACAAGAAGATTGAACCTTATGCGTACTGCTCAAGATACTATACAAATGCAGCTATGTTAGCGACATATTCTGAAACTGTATATCCATTGGAGAAGGAAGAAGAATGGATTATTCCAGAACATATCAAGAACATGATTGTCAAACCACCCCAACATAGAACACGAACTGGAAGGCCTAAAAAGGGTAGGTACCAGTCAAAGTGGGGAAATCCGAAAAACGATCCAAATCAAGGGCAATGTGGAAAATGCGGACACGCTGGACATAATAGGAAGACATGCCGAAACAAGCCAAAAGATACCTAG